In one Cronobacter dublinensis subsp. dublinensis LMG 23823 genomic region, the following are encoded:
- a CDS encoding YccS/YhfK family putative transporter: protein MWRRLIYHPEINYALRQTLILSLPVAVGLLLGHLQQGLLFSLVPACCNIAGLDTPHKRFFKRLIIGASLFALSSLAVQFLLLQAVPLPLILLMLALLLGVTAEISPLHARLLPASLIAAIFTLSLAGNMPVWQPMLLYVLGTLWYGAFNGFWFWLWREQPLRESLSLIYQSLADYCEAKYSLLTRHTDPEQALPPLLVHQQKVVDQISQCYQQLQMLAATRQNGYKRLLRAFQVALDLQEHISVSLHQPGEVQKLVERSHAEEVLRWTAQTVATRLRTLSDDILYHRYSRRFTMDKQIEALAKIARQHPDNPVGQFCEYHFSRIARVLRTQRPLYARDLMDNGQRRLPLLPALKSYLSFKSAALRTAARLGVMLAAAGLLASVFQLPKPYWILMTVLFVTQNGYGATRVRILHRAGGTLAGLIIAGITLHLNVPQGYTLLGMLLVTLISYLIIRRNYGWAMIGFTVTAVYSLQLLTLNGEQYIVARLIDTLTGCLIAFAGMVWLWPQWQSGLLRQNAHDALEADQEALRLILSDDPQPAPLAWQRMRVNQAHNALYNSLNQAMQEPGFNSQYLEDMRLWVTHSQFIVEHINAITTLAREQSSLTQETAARYLQACEIALQRCQQRLEYDAPGETQNEAVLEGEEVLPEGPLSVMEHHLLRILDHLRTMHTISSVAWRQRPHHGIWLRRRLSQSR, encoded by the coding sequence ATGTGGCGTCGTCTTATCTATCACCCTGAAATCAATTACGCTTTGCGGCAAACGCTGATCTTAAGCCTGCCGGTCGCAGTGGGATTGCTGCTGGGTCACTTACAACAGGGGCTGTTGTTCTCGCTGGTGCCCGCGTGCTGCAACATTGCCGGTCTCGATACCCCGCATAAACGCTTCTTCAAACGGCTCATCATCGGCGCGTCGCTGTTTGCGTTAAGCAGCCTCGCCGTGCAGTTTCTGCTGTTGCAGGCGGTGCCGCTGCCGCTCATTCTGCTGATGCTGGCGCTGCTGCTCGGCGTGACAGCGGAAATCAGCCCGCTGCATGCACGCCTGTTGCCCGCATCGCTTATCGCGGCGATTTTCACGTTAAGCCTCGCCGGGAATATGCCCGTCTGGCAGCCGATGCTGCTCTATGTTCTCGGCACGCTCTGGTATGGCGCGTTTAACGGCTTCTGGTTCTGGCTATGGCGCGAACAGCCACTGCGCGAGTCGTTAAGCCTGATTTATCAAAGCCTCGCCGACTACTGCGAGGCTAAATACAGCCTGCTGACGCGCCATACCGACCCGGAGCAGGCCTTGCCGCCCCTGCTGGTGCATCAGCAAAAAGTGGTGGATCAGATAAGCCAATGCTATCAGCAGTTGCAGATGCTGGCCGCGACCCGACAGAACGGCTACAAGCGCCTGCTGCGCGCCTTTCAGGTGGCGCTCGATCTCCAGGAGCATATCTCGGTCTCGCTGCATCAACCCGGTGAAGTGCAAAAGCTGGTGGAGCGCAGCCACGCTGAAGAGGTGCTGCGCTGGACGGCGCAAACCGTGGCGACGCGCCTGCGCACGCTCTCCGACGATATCCTCTATCACCGCTATTCGCGCCGCTTCACGATGGACAAGCAGATCGAGGCGCTCGCAAAAATCGCCCGCCAGCACCCTGACAACCCGGTCGGGCAGTTTTGCGAATACCATTTCAGCCGCATCGCCCGTGTGCTGCGTACCCAGCGCCCGCTTTATGCCCGCGATTTAATGGACAACGGTCAGCGCCGCCTGCCGCTCCTGCCCGCGCTGAAAAGCTATCTGTCGTTCAAATCGGCGGCGCTGCGCACGGCGGCGCGGCTTGGCGTGATGCTCGCGGCGGCGGGCCTGCTGGCGAGCGTGTTTCAGCTGCCGAAGCCGTACTGGATCCTGATGACGGTGCTCTTTGTTACGCAAAACGGCTACGGCGCGACGCGGGTGCGCATTCTGCACCGGGCGGGCGGCACGCTCGCCGGGCTTATCATTGCGGGCATCACGCTGCATCTGAACGTGCCGCAGGGCTATACGCTGCTCGGCATGCTGCTGGTGACGTTAATCAGCTATCTCATTATCCGGCGTAATTACGGCTGGGCGATGATTGGCTTCACCGTGACGGCAGTCTATTCGCTGCAACTGCTGACGCTCAACGGCGAGCAGTACATCGTGGCGCGCCTGATAGACACGCTGACAGGCTGTCTTATCGCCTTCGCGGGCATGGTCTGGCTCTGGCCGCAGTGGCAAAGCGGCCTGTTGCGCCAGAATGCGCACGACGCGCTGGAAGCCGACCAGGAGGCGCTGCGCCTGATCCTGAGCGACGATCCGCAGCCCGCGCCGCTCGCCTGGCAGCGAATGCGCGTCAACCAGGCGCATAACGCGCTCTATAACTCGCTTAATCAGGCGATGCAGGAGCCGGGCTTTAACAGCCAGTATCTGGAGGATATGCGCCTGTGGGTGACACACAGCCAGTTTATCGTCGAGCACATCAACGCGATAACGACGCTGGCGCGCGAGCAGTCCTCGCTGACGCAGGAAACGGCGGCGCGCTACTTACAGGCCTGTGAAATCGCGCTGCAACGCTGTCAGCAGCGGCTGGAATATGACGCGCCGGGCGAGACGCAAAACGAGGCGGTGCTGGAGGGCGAAGAGGTATTGCCGGAAGGGCCGCTCAGCGTGATGGAGCATCACCTGCTGCGTATTCTCGATCATCTGCGCACCATGCACACGATCTCTTCCGTGGCGTGGCGCCAGCGGCCCCACCACGGCATCTGGCTCAGGCGGCGCCTGAGCCAGTCACGCTGA
- a CDS encoding phosphoribulokinase translates to MSAKHPVIAVTGSSGAGTTTTSLAFRKIFAQLNLHAAEVEGDSFHRYTRPEMDMAIRKARDLGRHISYFGPEANDFGLLEQTFVEYGLTGKGQSRKYLHTYDEAVPWNQVPGTFTPWQPLPEPTDVLFYEGLHGGVVTPQNDVAKHVDLLVGVVPIVNLEWIQKMIRDTSERGHSREAVMDSVVRSMEDYINYITPQFSRTHINFQRVPTVDTSNPFAAKSIPSLDESFVVIHFRNLDNIDYPWLLAMLQGSFISHINTLVVPGGKMGLAMELIMLPLVQRLMEGKEIQ, encoded by the coding sequence ATGTCTGCCAAACATCCGGTTATCGCCGTCACGGGCTCCAGCGGCGCGGGCACCACGACCACCAGCCTCGCGTTTCGTAAAATCTTCGCCCAGCTGAATCTTCACGCCGCCGAAGTGGAAGGCGACAGCTTTCACCGTTATACGCGCCCGGAAATGGACATGGCAATTCGCAAGGCGCGCGATCTGGGCCGCCATATCAGCTATTTCGGCCCGGAGGCGAATGATTTCGGCCTGCTGGAGCAAACCTTTGTGGAATACGGCCTGACCGGCAAAGGGCAGTCGCGCAAATATCTGCACACCTACGATGAAGCCGTGCCCTGGAACCAGGTGCCGGGCACCTTTACGCCCTGGCAGCCGCTGCCGGAACCGACCGACGTGCTGTTTTATGAAGGCCTGCACGGCGGCGTGGTGACGCCGCAGAACGACGTGGCGAAGCATGTCGATTTACTGGTGGGCGTGGTGCCTATCGTCAACCTGGAGTGGATCCAGAAAATGATCCGCGATACCAGCGAGCGCGGGCATTCCCGCGAGGCGGTGATGGACTCCGTGGTGCGTTCGATGGAGGATTACATCAACTACATCACGCCGCAGTTCTCGCGCACGCATATCAACTTCCAGCGCGTGCCAACGGTGGACACCTCTAACCCGTTCGCCGCCAAAAGCATTCCGTCGCTCGACGAAAGCTTCGTGGTTATCCATTTCCGCAACCTGGACAATATCGATTACCCCTGGCTGCTCGCGATGTTGCAGGGCTCGTTTATTTCGCACATCAATACGCTGGTGGTGCCGGGCGGCAAAATGGGGCTGGCGATGGAACTCATCATGCTGCCGCTGGTGCAGCGACTGATGGAAGGCAAGGAGATACAGTAA
- a CDS encoding YheU family protein has product MIIPWQDIAPDTLERLIEAFVLREGTDYGEHERSLEQKVADVRRQLQSGEAVLVWSELHETVNIMPRSQFRG; this is encoded by the coding sequence ATGATCATTCCCTGGCAAGACATCGCGCCCGACACGCTGGAGCGCCTGATTGAAGCCTTCGTCTTGCGCGAAGGCACCGATTATGGTGAACATGAACGCTCGCTTGAGCAAAAGGTCGCCGATGTACGGCGTCAGTTGCAAAGCGGCGAAGCCGTTCTGGTGTGGTCTGAACTGCACGAAACGGTCAATATCATGCCGCGCTCGCAGTTTCGCGGTTAA
- a CDS encoding hydrolase, with translation MADITPAELPALNTDSSHFQPMPGVSNPHLQTMLPRVLRRRLQFEPHWQRLDLPDGDFVDLAFSENPEQARHKPRLVVFHGLEGSLHSPYAHGLIHAAKQRGWLGVVMHFRGCSGVPNKLGRIYHSGETEDGTFFLRWLDERFGTVPTAAVGYSLGGNMLGCLMAEIDAAFPLTAGVIVSAPFMLEHCCNHMEKGFSRFYQFYLLNLLKANATRKLKAWPGTLPVDLAQLKRLRRIRDFDDLITSKIHGYRDAVDYYQQCSALPRLAAITRPTLIIHAKDDPFMDHHVIPDTTTLPANIEYQLTEHGGHVGFVGGTLRQPKMWLEQRIPDWLTPYLDR, from the coding sequence ATGGCCGACATTACCCCCGCAGAACTCCCTGCACTGAACACCGATTCTTCACACTTTCAGCCAATGCCGGGAGTCAGCAATCCGCATCTGCAAACCATGCTGCCGCGCGTTCTGCGCCGCCGGTTGCAGTTTGAGCCGCACTGGCAGCGGCTCGATTTGCCGGACGGCGATTTCGTCGACCTCGCGTTTAGCGAAAACCCGGAACAGGCGCGCCATAAGCCGCGACTGGTGGTGTTCCACGGACTGGAAGGCAGCCTGCACAGCCCCTATGCACACGGGCTTATCCACGCAGCGAAACAGCGCGGATGGCTCGGCGTGGTGATGCATTTTCGCGGTTGCAGCGGCGTGCCGAACAAATTGGGACGTATCTATCATTCAGGCGAAACCGAAGACGGCACCTTTTTCCTGCGCTGGCTCGATGAACGCTTCGGCACGGTGCCGACAGCGGCGGTCGGGTACTCGCTCGGCGGCAATATGCTCGGCTGCCTGATGGCGGAGATTGACGCCGCCTTCCCGCTTACCGCCGGGGTCATTGTTTCCGCGCCGTTTATGCTGGAGCACTGCTGCAATCATATGGAAAAAGGGTTTTCGCGCTTTTATCAGTTCTATCTGCTGAACCTGCTGAAAGCCAACGCGACCCGCAAGCTGAAGGCCTGGCCTGGCACGCTGCCCGTCGACCTCGCCCAGCTTAAACGCCTGCGCCGCATTCGCGATTTCGACGATCTCATCACCTCGAAGATCCACGGCTACCGCGATGCCGTCGATTATTACCAGCAGTGCAGCGCCCTGCCGCGGCTCGCGGCGATTACTCGTCCGACGCTGATTATCCACGCCAAAGATGACCCGTTTATGGATCATCATGTGATCCCCGACACGACCACGCTGCCTGCTAATATTGAGTATCAGCTGACGGAGCACGGCGGTCACGTGGGCTTCGTCGGCGGCACGCTGCGTCAGCCGAAAATGTGGCTTGAGCAGCGCATTCCTGACTGGTTAACCCCTTATCTGGACCGATAA
- the prs gene encoding ribose-phosphate diphosphokinase has product MMQTQLMVDGQEIATQTGRFPDGAVWAKVTGELPRVASLMRIRAAAMKTMDDFMLLAQLTDAVRQHCDVRFSHLELPWLPYARQDRHMQPGDSFALKVFARQLNTLGFDKVLVLDPHSEAAAAAIDNLVAIPQERCLMQSPTLVSALKAGELMLVAPDAGALKKIHAVAQAVGAEGFATLTKQRNVATGALTGFRLVDGDVQGKAVLIVDDLCDAGGTFIGSAQVLRDAGARSVSLYVTHGVFSKGVENLLNNGIDQLYTTTSFAPATLAQDRVEMIDINTIYNA; this is encoded by the coding sequence ATGATGCAGACGCAACTGATGGTAGACGGACAAGAGATAGCAACACAGACCGGGCGTTTTCCTGACGGCGCCGTATGGGCGAAAGTGACCGGCGAGCTGCCTCGCGTCGCCTCGCTGATGCGTATTCGCGCCGCCGCCATGAAAACGATGGACGACTTTATGCTGCTGGCGCAGTTGACCGACGCAGTACGTCAGCATTGCGATGTCCGCTTCAGCCATCTGGAACTGCCGTGGCTGCCGTATGCCCGCCAGGACAGACATATGCAGCCGGGCGACAGCTTTGCGCTGAAAGTGTTTGCCCGCCAGCTAAACACGCTCGGTTTCGACAAAGTGCTGGTGCTGGATCCACACAGTGAAGCCGCCGCGGCCGCCATCGATAATCTCGTGGCCATCCCGCAGGAGCGCTGCCTGATGCAAAGCCCGACGCTCGTCAGTGCCCTGAAGGCCGGTGAGCTGATGCTGGTCGCGCCGGACGCCGGCGCGCTGAAAAAAATCCACGCGGTAGCGCAGGCGGTCGGGGCTGAAGGCTTCGCCACGCTGACCAAACAGCGCAATGTCGCCACCGGCGCGCTGACTGGCTTTCGTCTGGTAGATGGCGATGTGCAGGGCAAGGCGGTGCTGATTGTCGATGACCTGTGCGACGCGGGCGGCACGTTTATCGGCTCCGCCCAGGTGCTGCGCGACGCGGGCGCCCGCAGCGTCAGCCTGTACGTTACCCACGGCGTATTTTCCAAAGGCGTCGAGAACCTGCTGAATAACGGCATTGACCAGCTGTATACGACCACCTCTTTCGCGCCTGCGACACTGGCGCAGGATCGGGTAGAAATGATTGATATCAATACTATTTATAACGCGTAA
- a CDS encoding NUDIX hydrolase, with product MTTEAEYLENYDPARFPSPLVTVDSVLFTLHDQALCVLLVQRARQPQQGRWALPGGFIDMQKDASTHATALRKLTEKTGVRPSWLEQLETFSGPDRDPRGWSLTTAWFALIAWVDCQPHIASVSDAQWVPVTALDTLALAFDHRAIIEAALRRLRQKTMYSLLPVYCLPECFTLSQLQEATEIILGQPIQRKSLIRRFEASGMFEETGESVATGARKARLWRRKPDADIHLFSRNLLAE from the coding sequence ATGACCACTGAAGCAGAATATCTGGAAAACTACGATCCTGCGCGGTTCCCTTCGCCACTGGTAACCGTGGACAGCGTGCTGTTCACCCTGCATGACCAGGCGCTCTGTGTCCTGCTGGTGCAGCGCGCGCGTCAGCCGCAGCAGGGGCGCTGGGCGTTGCCGGGCGGCTTTATCGATATGCAAAAAGACGCCTCAACGCACGCCACGGCGCTACGCAAGCTGACCGAAAAAACCGGCGTGCGCCCGTCATGGCTGGAGCAGCTGGAGACCTTTTCCGGCCCGGATCGCGACCCGCGCGGCTGGAGCCTGACGACCGCGTGGTTTGCGCTTATCGCCTGGGTCGACTGCCAGCCGCATATCGCGTCGGTCAGCGATGCGCAGTGGGTGCCGGTGACGGCGCTGGATACCCTCGCGCTGGCGTTCGATCACCGCGCGATTATCGAGGCGGCGCTGCGCCGCTTACGCCAGAAGACGATGTACTCGCTTCTGCCGGTATACTGCCTGCCGGAATGCTTTACCCTGAGCCAGCTGCAGGAGGCGACGGAGATTATTCTCGGCCAGCCTATCCAGCGCAAAAGCCTGATCCGCCGCTTTGAGGCCTCGGGCATGTTTGAAGAGACCGGCGAGAGCGTCGCCACCGGCGCGCGTAAAGCCCGGCTCTGGCGGCGCAAGCCGGATGCGGATATTCATCTTTTCTCGCGCAATTTGCTGGCTGAGTGA
- a CDS encoding OsmC family protein, with protein sequence MHARVKWVEGLTFLGESASGHQILMDGNSGDKAPSPMEMVLMAAGGCSAIDVVSILQKGRHDVTDCEVKLTSERREEAPRLFTHINLHFVVTGKELKDAAVARAVDLSAEKYCSVALMLGKGVNITHSYEVTEG encoded by the coding sequence ATGCACGCACGAGTGAAATGGGTGGAAGGCTTAACCTTCCTGGGCGAGTCGGCGTCAGGGCACCAGATCCTGATGGATGGCAACTCCGGCGACAAAGCGCCGAGCCCGATGGAAATGGTGCTGATGGCCGCCGGCGGCTGCAGCGCGATCGACGTGGTCTCTATTCTGCAAAAAGGCCGTCACGACGTGACCGACTGCGAAGTGAAGCTCACCTCCGAGCGTCGCGAAGAGGCGCCGCGCCTGTTTACGCATATCAACCTGCATTTCGTTGTGACGGGTAAAGAGTTGAAAGATGCGGCGGTTGCGCGTGCGGTAGACCTGTCGGCGGAGAAGTATTGTTCGGTCGCCTTGATGCTTGGCAAGGGCGTGAATATTACCCATTCGTACGAAGTGACAGAAGGGTAA
- the ppiA gene encoding peptidylprolyl isomerase A, translating into MLKSTLAAVAAVFALSALSPAALAAKGDPHVLLTTSAGNIELELNSQKAPASVKNFVDYVNSGFYNNTIFHRVIPGFMVQGGGFTADMQQKPTNAPVKNEADNGLPNTRGTIAMARTADKDSATSQFFINVADNAFLNHGQRDFGYAVFGKVVKGMDVADKIAQVQTHDVGPYQNVPSKPVVILSAKVLP; encoded by the coding sequence ATGCTCAAATCCACACTGGCGGCTGTTGCGGCTGTATTCGCGCTTTCTGCCCTTTCTCCTGCCGCGCTGGCGGCAAAAGGCGACCCGCACGTTCTGCTTACCACCTCTGCGGGAAATATTGAGCTGGAACTGAACAGCCAGAAAGCGCCTGCGTCGGTTAAAAACTTCGTTGATTACGTCAACAGCGGTTTTTACAACAACACCATTTTCCACCGCGTGATCCCGGGCTTTATGGTGCAGGGCGGCGGCTTCACGGCGGATATGCAGCAGAAACCGACCAATGCGCCGGTGAAAAACGAGGCGGATAACGGTCTGCCGAACACGCGCGGCACCATCGCAATGGCGCGCACTGCCGATAAAGACAGCGCCACCAGCCAGTTCTTTATTAACGTCGCCGACAACGCCTTCCTGAACCACGGCCAGCGCGACTTCGGCTACGCCGTTTTCGGTAAAGTGGTCAAAGGCATGGACGTCGCCGATAAAATCGCCCAGGTGCAGACCCACGACGTCGGCCCGTACCAGAATGTGCCGTCCAAACCGGTGGTGATCCTCTCCGCGAAAGTCCTGCCGTAA
- the crp gene encoding cAMP-activated global transcriptional regulator CRP, with amino-acid sequence MVLGKPQTDPTLEWFLSHCHIHKYPSKSTLIHQGEKAETLYYIVKGSVAVLIKDEEGKEMILSYLNQGDFIGELGLFEEGQERSAWVRAKTACEVAEISYKKFRQLIQVNPDILMRLSSQMARRLQVTSEKVGNLAFLDVTGRIAQTLLNLAKQPDAMTHPDGMQIKITRQEIGQIVGCSRETVGRILKMLEDQNLISAHGKTIVVYGTR; translated from the coding sequence ATGGTGCTTGGCAAACCGCAAACAGACCCGACTCTTGAATGGTTCTTGTCTCATTGCCACATTCATAAGTATCCATCTAAGAGCACGCTGATTCACCAGGGTGAAAAAGCGGAGACGCTGTACTACATCGTCAAAGGCTCAGTGGCAGTGCTGATCAAAGATGAAGAGGGCAAGGAGATGATCCTCTCGTACCTGAACCAGGGAGACTTCATCGGCGAACTGGGTTTGTTCGAGGAAGGTCAGGAGCGCAGCGCCTGGGTTCGCGCTAAAACTGCCTGTGAAGTGGCTGAGATCTCTTACAAAAAATTCCGTCAGCTGATTCAGGTAAACCCGGATATTCTGATGCGTCTCTCTTCGCAGATGGCGCGTCGCCTGCAGGTCACCTCTGAAAAAGTCGGTAACCTGGCGTTCCTCGACGTGACGGGCCGCATCGCGCAGACGCTGCTGAATCTCGCCAAACAGCCGGACGCCATGACTCACCCGGACGGCATGCAGATCAAAATCACCCGTCAGGAAATCGGCCAGATCGTGGGCTGCTCCCGCGAAACCGTGGGCCGTATCCTGAAGATGCTTGAAGATCAGAACCTGATCTCCGCGCACGGAAAAACCATCGTGGTTTACGGAACCCGCTAA
- the argD gene encoding bifunctional acetylornithine/succinyldiaminopimelate transaminase yields the protein MATEKTAITRATFDEVILPIYAPAEFIPVKGKGSRVWDQQGNEYVDFAGGIAVTALGHCHPRLVAALKAQGETLWHTSNVFTNEPALRLGQKLVDATFAERVVFMNSGTEANETAFKLARHYAITRHSPYKTKIIAFYNAFHGRSLFTVSVGGQAKYSDGFGPKPADIIHVPFNDLDAVKAVMDDHTCAVVVEPVQGEGGVTAATPEFLRGLRELCDAHQALLVFDEVQCGMGRSGKLFAYMHYGVTPDILTSAKALGGGFPVSAMLTTHEVASAFHVGSHGSTYGGNPLACAVAGEAFDIINTPDVLNGVAHKREQFVQHLKKTGEQYGLFSDIRGLGLLIGAELAPAFHGRARDLLYAAAAEGVMVLNAGPDVMRFAPSLLVESTDIDEGMARFARAAARVVNG from the coding sequence ATGGCAACTGAAAAAACAGCAATTACGCGCGCCACCTTCGATGAAGTGATCCTGCCAATTTATGCACCGGCTGAATTTATTCCGGTGAAAGGCAAGGGCAGCCGCGTCTGGGATCAGCAGGGCAACGAGTATGTCGACTTCGCCGGCGGCATCGCGGTGACGGCGCTCGGCCACTGCCACCCGCGGCTGGTGGCGGCGCTGAAAGCGCAGGGCGAAACGCTCTGGCACACCAGTAACGTTTTCACCAACGAACCCGCGCTGCGCCTGGGGCAAAAGCTGGTGGACGCCACGTTCGCCGAGCGCGTTGTGTTTATGAACTCCGGCACCGAAGCCAACGAAACCGCGTTCAAGCTGGCCCGTCATTACGCCATCACGCGTCACAGCCCATACAAAACCAAAATCATCGCGTTTTATAACGCCTTTCACGGACGTTCGCTGTTTACCGTCTCCGTGGGTGGCCAGGCGAAATACTCCGACGGCTTCGGCCCGAAACCGGCAGATATCATCCATGTGCCCTTTAACGATCTCGACGCGGTTAAAGCGGTGATGGACGACCACACCTGCGCGGTCGTGGTGGAGCCGGTACAGGGCGAGGGCGGTGTGACCGCCGCGACGCCGGAATTTCTGCGCGGCCTGCGCGAACTGTGCGACGCCCATCAGGCGCTGCTGGTATTCGATGAAGTGCAGTGCGGCATGGGCCGCAGCGGTAAGCTCTTTGCCTATATGCACTACGGCGTGACGCCGGACATCCTCACCAGCGCCAAAGCGCTGGGCGGCGGCTTCCCGGTGAGCGCGATGCTGACGACGCATGAGGTGGCCTCGGCGTTTCACGTCGGCTCCCACGGCTCCACGTATGGCGGCAACCCGCTGGCCTGCGCGGTGGCGGGCGAGGCGTTCGATATTATCAATACCCCGGACGTGCTGAACGGTGTGGCGCACAAGCGCGAACAGTTCGTGCAGCATCTGAAGAAAACCGGCGAGCAGTACGGCCTGTTCAGCGATATCCGTGGTCTGGGCCTGCTGATTGGCGCCGAGCTGGCACCCGCTTTCCACGGACGAGCGCGCGATCTGCTCTACGCGGCAGCAGCCGAGGGGGTAATGGTGCTTAACGCCGGGCCGGACGTGATGCGTTTCGCGCCGTCGCTGCTGGTGGAGAGCACCGACATTGACGAAGGCATGGCCCGTTTTGCCCGCGCGGCGGCGCGCGTGGTGAACGGCTAA
- a CDS encoding putative adenosine monophosphate-protein transferase Fic, whose translation MSDKFGDGRDPYFWSGSDVLRNRLNIHAAQDLQHAERELTSLRAATLELGPVQRGLPHLCAIHRQLFQDLYEWAGELREVDIYQGETRFAHFEYLEKEGNALMQALEDEDYLVGLEPDAFVARLAHYYCEINVLHPFRTGTGRAQRVFFEQLALHAGYSLDWRDVDVNDWRAANQAGAMGDLAPLEKIFARVVSEARESE comes from the coding sequence ATGAGCGATAAATTCGGCGACGGGCGCGACCCCTATTTCTGGTCCGGTAGCGATGTGCTGCGCAACCGGCTGAACATTCATGCCGCGCAGGATCTGCAACACGCCGAGCGCGAGCTGACCTCGCTGCGCGCGGCGACGCTTGAACTCGGCCCCGTCCAGCGCGGGCTGCCGCACCTGTGTGCTATCCACCGCCAGCTGTTTCAGGATCTCTACGAGTGGGCGGGCGAGCTGCGAGAAGTGGATATCTACCAGGGCGAGACCCGCTTTGCGCATTTCGAATATCTCGAAAAAGAGGGCAACGCGCTGATGCAGGCGCTGGAAGATGAGGATTATCTCGTCGGGCTGGAGCCGGACGCGTTTGTCGCGCGTCTTGCGCACTATTACTGTGAAATCAACGTACTGCATCCATTTCGTACCGGCACCGGGCGCGCCCAGCGCGTGTTCTTTGAACAGTTGGCGCTGCACGCGGGCTACAGCCTCGACTGGCGGGATGTCGATGTCAACGACTGGCGCGCCGCGAATCAGGCGGGTGCGATGGGCGACCTGGCGCCGCTTGAGAAAATCTTCGCGCGCGTAGTGAGCGAGGCACGGGAAAGCGAGTAA
- a CDS encoding YhfG family protein — protein MARKLTDRQKSRLWDAQKNHNFQASNRLEGIEVPLVTLSREEALARIEELRGHYER, from the coding sequence ATGGCCAGAAAACTCACCGACAGACAAAAGTCCCGGCTCTGGGACGCGCAGAAAAATCACAATTTCCAGGCCAGCAACCGGCTGGAAGGCATCGAGGTGCCTCTGGTGACCTTATCCCGCGAAGAAGCGCTGGCGCGCATTGAAGAGCTGAGGGGGCACTATGAGCGATAA
- the pabA gene encoding aminodeoxychorismate synthase component 2, protein MLLLIDNYDSFTWNLFQYFSELGAEVVVRRNDELTPDDIDALAPAHIVISPGPCTPNEAGISLEVIRRYAGRLPLLGVCLGHQAIGQAFGAAVVRAQNVMHGKTSAIRHNNTGVFAGLNNPLTVTRYHSLIIDRATLPAEFEITAWTDEGEIMGIRHRHLALEGVQFHPESILSEQGHQLLANFLTR, encoded by the coding sequence ATGTTACTGCTTATCGACAACTACGATTCTTTCACCTGGAACCTGTTTCAGTATTTCAGCGAGCTGGGCGCAGAGGTGGTCGTCAGGCGCAATGACGAGCTGACGCCTGACGATATCGACGCGCTGGCCCCTGCGCATATCGTTATCTCTCCCGGCCCCTGCACGCCCAATGAAGCCGGTATCTCGCTGGAAGTCATCCGCCGCTACGCCGGGCGTCTGCCCCTTCTCGGCGTCTGTCTCGGCCATCAGGCTATCGGCCAGGCATTTGGCGCGGCGGTCGTGCGCGCGCAGAACGTCATGCACGGCAAAACCTCGGCTATCCGGCACAACAACACGGGCGTGTTCGCCGGGCTCAATAACCCGCTAACCGTGACCCGCTACCACTCTCTGATTATCGACCGCGCCACGCTGCCCGCCGAGTTTGAGATAACGGCCTGGACAGACGAGGGCGAAATCATGGGCATCCGGCATCGCCATCTGGCGCTGGAAGGCGTGCAGTTCCACCCGGAAAGCATTCTGAGCGAACAGGGCCATCAGCTCCTGGCGAACTTTCTGACGCGCTGA